A single window of Rhodococcus jostii RHA1 DNA harbors:
- the folP gene encoding dihydropteroate synthase, translated as MTVIELPSPGRTVVMGVLNVTTDSFSDGGRFLDRDAALARGLELKRLGVDIVDVGGESTRPGAARVDPDVEAGRVAPVIADLVGEGICVSVDTMRASVAEAAIEAGASIINDVAGGRADAAMASVVADAGVPWILMHWRSAADYVHRGTADHYDDVVREVRDELMTQVDLAVKAGVDPGSLVLDPGLGFAKNADHNWALLKALPEFNELGFPVLIGASRKRFLGSLLADADGEPRPPAGREIATAVVSALAATHGAWGVRVHDAQGSLDAIAVAEAWAKGAAGRE; from the coding sequence GTGACCGTGATCGAGCTGCCCTCGCCAGGCCGAACCGTGGTGATGGGCGTCCTGAACGTCACCACCGATTCCTTCTCCGACGGCGGACGCTTCCTCGATCGTGACGCCGCACTCGCGCGCGGTCTCGAGCTGAAGCGTCTCGGCGTCGACATCGTCGACGTCGGTGGCGAGTCCACCCGCCCGGGCGCGGCGCGGGTCGATCCCGACGTCGAAGCCGGTCGCGTCGCACCCGTGATCGCGGATCTGGTGGGCGAGGGCATCTGCGTCAGTGTCGACACGATGCGGGCGTCCGTCGCGGAGGCCGCGATCGAGGCGGGTGCGTCGATCATCAACGACGTCGCCGGTGGCCGCGCGGATGCCGCGATGGCCTCGGTGGTCGCGGACGCCGGAGTGCCGTGGATCCTGATGCACTGGCGTTCGGCTGCCGACTACGTGCACCGCGGCACCGCCGATCACTACGACGACGTGGTCCGGGAGGTTCGGGACGAGCTGATGACCCAGGTCGACCTGGCCGTGAAGGCCGGGGTGGATCCGGGTTCCCTGGTGCTGGATCCGGGTCTGGGTTTTGCGAAGAACGCCGACCACAACTGGGCGCTGCTGAAGGCGCTGCCCGAGTTCAACGAGCTGGGATTCCCCGTCCTGATCGGCGCGTCGCGCAAGCGGTTCCTGGGTTCGCTGTTGGCGGATGCGGACGGGGAGCCGCGGCCGCCCGCCGGACGGGAGATCGCGACCGCCGTCGTTTCGGCGCTCGCCGCGACCCACGGGGCGTGGGGAGTGCGCGTGCACGATGCGCAGGGTTCCCTCGACGCCATCGCGGTCGCCGAGGCCTGGGCAAAGGGTGCAGCCGGACGTGAGTGA
- the hpt gene encoding hypoxanthine phosphoribosyltransferase — translation MYEGDIASVLISEDEIRRRTVELAEEIAKRYPEGAPEGDLLLVGVLKGAIFFMTDFARALPIPTQMEFMAVSSYGSSTSSSGVVRILKDLDKDIAGRHVLIVEDIIDSGLTLSWLMRNLSSRNPASLEVVTLLRKPDAIKVDVNVANVGFDIPNEFVVGYGLDYAERYRDLPYIGTLEPSVYGG, via the coding sequence GTGTACGAAGGCGACATCGCATCGGTACTGATCTCCGAGGACGAGATCCGTCGACGTACCGTCGAACTGGCCGAGGAGATCGCCAAGCGCTACCCGGAGGGCGCCCCGGAGGGGGATCTGCTCCTGGTGGGTGTCCTCAAGGGCGCCATCTTCTTCATGACCGACTTCGCGCGGGCCCTCCCCATCCCCACCCAGATGGAGTTCATGGCCGTCAGCTCCTACGGGTCGTCCACGTCGTCCTCGGGCGTCGTGCGCATCCTCAAGGACCTCGACAAGGACATCGCAGGCCGGCACGTGCTGATCGTCGAGGACATCATCGACTCCGGTCTGACGCTGTCCTGGCTGATGCGCAACCTGTCGAGCCGCAACCCCGCGTCGCTCGAGGTCGTCACGCTGCTGCGCAAGCCCGACGCCATCAAGGTCGACGTCAACGTCGCGAACGTCGGCTTCGACATTCCCAACGAATTCGTCGTCGGGTACGGCCTCGACTACGCCGAGCGTTACCGCGACCTGCCGTACATCGGGACCCTCGAGCCTTCCGTCTACGGCGGCTGA
- a CDS encoding serine/threonine-protein kinase has translation MTRGNGSGRDGSAAGSDSAERTVGVTNSEHESSEATVAAGPSTVVAAHTVSARTMTAEQTAAAEQTAAAEQTAAAGPTVTARQPDTLITKPPSNAALDDVEVGQQVDDFDLLMGLGSGAFGRVFLARQRSMQRLVAVKISHDKGNEPQTLAQLDHNYIVRVFDQRLLEDRQLRLLYMQYLPGGTLLRVLRRVRVTPEQDRTGSLLLDVVDEEMREKGELRPTDSSVRDEIASLTWPETIAWLGRRLAEALDYAGKRGVLHRDIKPANILLTAEGVPKLADFNISFSDTVTGASPLAYFGGSLAYMSPEQLEACHRGMPGTAADLDTRSDIFALGVMLWELMCGRRPFEDEDVSSESLVALEAMLDRRSRDIDPEFLDQLPYDCPPSLRRVLLTCLAPKPEDRWSSGAELAQQFDLCLNPRARDLVDPPPNSWRMRLRRFALPILVIGIAVPNALAGAYNYHHNKMLIISNLTPEAQHSFESIQLVINSIAFPLGAIMLLYWCRYPLLVPRGLRKGKTYDRQTLARARTDTLLLGDRVVLVVFGLWVIAGIAYPISLQLAAGNVPPGAYVHFIASLIVCGAVSVAYPFFVVAFFAVRCIYPTLLPQDIASSADAHKLRGLDRRSTLYLAVAASVPLAGVAGVTFLSPDEITLVIIAVRILCVGGIFAFVGVYWLFRQLEQDLRALELAVSHEPVR, from the coding sequence ATGACCAGAGGAAACGGGTCGGGCAGAGACGGATCGGCCGCTGGATCGGACTCTGCCGAACGGACCGTCGGAGTCACGAACTCCGAACACGAGAGCAGCGAAGCGACGGTCGCGGCCGGCCCGTCGACGGTGGTTGCTGCGCACACCGTGTCCGCACGGACGATGACCGCCGAGCAGACCGCCGCCGCCGAACAAACCGCCGCCGCCGAACAAACCGCGGCCGCCGGTCCGACCGTGACCGCCAGGCAGCCGGACACGCTCATCACCAAGCCGCCGAGCAATGCGGCTCTCGACGATGTGGAGGTCGGTCAGCAGGTCGACGACTTCGACTTGCTGATGGGCCTGGGCAGCGGCGCGTTCGGCCGCGTGTTCCTGGCACGACAGCGGTCGATGCAGCGACTCGTCGCGGTGAAGATCTCGCACGACAAGGGGAACGAGCCGCAGACCCTCGCTCAGCTCGACCACAACTACATCGTGCGCGTGTTCGACCAGCGGTTGCTCGAAGACCGCCAGCTACGCCTCCTCTACATGCAGTACCTGCCGGGTGGCACCCTGCTGCGGGTGCTGCGCCGCGTGCGTGTGACCCCGGAACAGGACCGGACGGGCAGTCTGCTGCTGGACGTGGTCGACGAGGAGATGCGGGAGAAGGGCGAGCTCAGGCCCACCGACTCGAGTGTGCGGGACGAGATCGCGTCGCTCACCTGGCCGGAGACCATCGCGTGGCTGGGGCGGCGACTGGCCGAAGCCCTCGACTACGCCGGTAAGCGCGGCGTCCTGCACCGCGACATCAAGCCCGCCAATATCCTGTTGACGGCCGAGGGTGTGCCGAAGCTAGCCGATTTCAACATCAGTTTCAGCGACACCGTCACCGGGGCGTCACCGCTCGCCTACTTCGGCGGGTCCCTGGCGTACATGTCGCCCGAGCAGCTCGAGGCGTGTCACCGCGGCATGCCGGGGACGGCGGCGGACCTCGACACCCGCAGCGACATCTTCGCCCTCGGGGTGATGCTGTGGGAGCTGATGTGCGGGCGGCGTCCGTTCGAGGACGAGGACGTGTCGAGCGAGTCGCTCGTCGCACTCGAAGCGATGCTGGACCGCCGCAGCCGCGACATCGACCCCGAATTTCTGGACCAGTTGCCCTACGACTGCCCGCCGTCGCTGCGACGGGTGCTGCTGACGTGTCTGGCACCGAAACCGGAGGACCGGTGGTCGTCCGGCGCCGAACTGGCCCAGCAATTCGACCTGTGCCTGAATCCGCGGGCCCGGGACCTCGTCGATCCGCCGCCGAACAGTTGGCGCATGCGGCTGCGCCGATTCGCCCTCCCGATTCTGGTGATCGGTATCGCGGTGCCGAATGCCCTCGCGGGCGCCTACAACTATCACCACAACAAGATGCTGATCATCAGCAATCTGACGCCGGAGGCCCAGCACTCGTTCGAATCGATCCAATTGGTGATCAATTCGATCGCGTTCCCGTTGGGCGCGATCATGCTGCTCTACTGGTGCCGATATCCGCTGCTCGTTCCGCGGGGTCTGCGCAAGGGGAAAACGTACGACCGCCAGACGCTGGCCCGGGCCCGCACCGACACGCTGCTGCTCGGCGACCGCGTCGTGCTCGTGGTGTTCGGGTTGTGGGTCATCGCGGGCATCGCCTATCCGATTTCCCTGCAACTCGCGGCGGGGAACGTGCCGCCGGGCGCGTACGTGCACTTCATCGCATCATTGATCGTGTGCGGTGCCGTGTCGGTGGCGTACCCGTTCTTCGTGGTGGCGTTCTTCGCGGTGCGCTGCATCTACCCGACCCTGCTGCCGCAGGACATCGCCAGCAGCGCCGACGCGCACAAACTGCGGGGTCTCGACCGCCGGAGCACGCTGTATCTCGCGGTGGCCGCCTCGGTTCCGCTGGCCGGTGTGGCCGGGGTGACGTTCCTGTCGCCCGACGAGATCACGCTGGTGATCATCGCGGTCCGCATCCTGTGCGTCGGCGGCATCTTCGCGTTCGTCGGCGTGTACTGGCTGTTCCGGCAACTGGAGCAGGACCTGCGGGCGCTGGAGCTCGCCGTATCCCACGAACCCGTCCGCTGA
- a CDS encoding DUF3180 domain-containing protein has protein sequence MKPTRIWDLLFLAALAVAATWILVRVFYGSFPPIPVYAGASLYPVALIEVVLAFMVRSRVSNHQVGDGPRQLHPITAARVAALAKASALVGAATAGVWGGFLLYLLPQRSVLRAAVSDTPGAWVGLVAALALVGAALWLEHCCRTPDDPSDEPAH, from the coding sequence ATGAAACCCACCCGGATCTGGGATCTGCTGTTCCTGGCCGCTCTCGCCGTCGCCGCCACCTGGATCCTGGTCCGGGTGTTCTACGGCTCGTTTCCGCCGATTCCCGTGTACGCCGGGGCGTCGCTGTACCCGGTCGCGCTGATCGAGGTCGTGCTCGCGTTCATGGTGCGATCCCGGGTCAGCAATCATCAGGTGGGCGACGGACCGCGTCAGCTGCACCCGATCACCGCCGCCCGGGTGGCGGCGCTCGCCAAGGCGTCCGCGCTCGTCGGTGCCGCGACGGCGGGGGTGTGGGGCGGTTTCCTGCTGTACCTGCTTCCGCAGCGGTCGGTGCTCCGGGCTGCGGTCTCGGACACTCCCGGCGCGTGGGTGGGTCTCGTCGCCGCGCTTGCCCTCGTCGGCGCGGCGCTGTGGTTGGAACATTGCTGCCGCACTCCCGACGACCCCTCGGACGAGCCGGCGCACTAG
- the ftsH gene encoding ATP-dependent zinc metalloprotease FtsH, which produces MNRKTVFRNLAIVAGILLVIYAFSYFGNDTRGFQGVDTSVAIAQLDANNVDKAQIDDREQQVRLWLKDGNDATDGKTEILAKYPASASEQIFNKISDKGLQSYNTTVTQESWLTSILLFVLPMVILLGIFFFVMSRMQGGGRGGVMGFGKSKAKQLNKDMPKTTFADVAGADEAVEELYEIKDFLQNPMRYQSLGAKIPRGVLLYGPPGTGKTLLARAVAGEAGVPFFTISGSDFVEMFVGVGASRVRDMFDQAKQNSPCIIFVDEIDAVGRQRGAGLGGGHDEREQTLNQLLVEMDGFGDRTGVILIAATNRPDILDPALLRPGRFDRQIPVGAPDLAGRRAILKVHSQGKPIDQHADLEGLAKRTVGMSGADLANVINEAALLTARENGTVITEAALEESVDRVVGGPRRKSRIISEHEKKITAYHEGGHTLAAWAMPDIEPVYKVTILARGRTGGHAMTVPEDDKGLMTRSEMIARLVMAMGGRAAEELVFHEPTTGASSDIDMATKIARSMVTEYGMSAKLGAVRYGQEGGDPFLGRSMGQQSDYSHEVAREIDEEVRNLIEAAHTEAWAILNEYRDVLDILATELLERETLTRKDLEKIFHSVEKRPRITAFNDFGHRTPSDKPPVKTPRELAVERGEPWPQQPEPVFAQQQSQQAPSQQQYPQPAPANGYSQPAPARPQGGMTQPRPDYGAPAGWSAPGWPPRDPGNQNPEGQYPGNQGPGNQWNPPHEQRGTGDDDAQTRAWKGPDGSN; this is translated from the coding sequence ATGAACCGTAAGACTGTGTTTCGAAACCTGGCGATAGTTGCCGGCATCCTGCTGGTGATCTACGCCTTCAGCTACTTCGGCAACGACACGCGCGGATTCCAGGGTGTCGACACCTCCGTGGCGATCGCGCAGCTCGACGCGAACAACGTCGACAAGGCGCAGATCGACGACCGGGAGCAGCAGGTGCGCCTGTGGCTGAAGGACGGCAACGACGCCACCGACGGCAAGACCGAGATCCTCGCGAAGTATCCGGCGTCGGCGTCCGAGCAGATCTTCAACAAGATCTCCGACAAGGGCCTGCAGAGCTATAACACCACGGTCACGCAGGAGAGCTGGCTCACGTCCATCCTGCTGTTCGTCCTGCCGATGGTGATTCTGCTCGGCATCTTCTTCTTCGTGATGAGTCGCATGCAGGGCGGCGGTCGTGGCGGCGTCATGGGCTTCGGCAAGTCGAAGGCCAAGCAGCTCAACAAGGACATGCCGAAGACCACGTTCGCCGACGTCGCGGGTGCGGACGAGGCCGTCGAAGAGCTGTACGAGATCAAGGACTTCCTGCAGAACCCGATGCGCTACCAGTCGCTGGGCGCGAAGATCCCGCGCGGCGTGCTGCTGTACGGGCCGCCCGGAACCGGTAAGACACTTCTCGCCCGCGCGGTGGCAGGCGAGGCCGGCGTCCCGTTCTTCACAATCTCCGGTTCGGACTTCGTCGAGATGTTCGTCGGTGTGGGTGCGTCCCGCGTACGCGACATGTTCGACCAGGCCAAGCAGAACAGCCCCTGCATCATCTTCGTCGACGAGATCGACGCCGTCGGACGCCAGCGTGGCGCCGGCCTCGGCGGCGGTCACGACGAGCGTGAGCAGACCCTCAACCAGTTGCTGGTCGAGATGGACGGTTTCGGTGACCGCACCGGCGTCATCCTCATCGCCGCCACCAACCGCCCCGACATCCTCGACCCGGCGTTGCTGCGCCCGGGCCGCTTCGACCGTCAGATCCCGGTCGGCGCCCCCGACCTCGCCGGTCGTCGCGCCATCCTGAAGGTCCACTCGCAGGGCAAGCCGATCGATCAGCACGCCGACCTCGAGGGCCTGGCCAAGCGCACCGTCGGAATGTCGGGTGCAGATCTGGCCAACGTCATCAACGAGGCCGCGCTGCTCACGGCCCGCGAGAACGGCACCGTCATCACGGAGGCCGCGCTCGAGGAGTCCGTCGACCGTGTCGTCGGCGGTCCCCGCCGCAAGAGCCGCATCATCAGCGAGCACGAGAAGAAGATCACCGCGTACCACGAGGGCGGGCACACGCTCGCCGCGTGGGCGATGCCCGACATCGAGCCTGTCTACAAGGTCACCATCCTCGCCCGCGGCCGCACCGGCGGTCACGCGATGACGGTGCCCGAGGACGACAAGGGCCTGATGACGCGGTCCGAGATGATCGCCCGACTCGTCATGGCGATGGGTGGCCGTGCGGCCGAGGAACTCGTGTTCCACGAGCCGACCACCGGTGCGTCCTCCGACATCGACATGGCAACGAAGATCGCCCGGTCGATGGTCACCGAGTACGGCATGAGCGCCAAGCTGGGTGCGGTGCGGTACGGCCAGGAGGGTGGAGACCCGTTCCTGGGCCGGTCGATGGGTCAGCAGTCCGACTACTCGCACGAGGTCGCGCGCGAGATCGACGAAGAGGTCCGGAACCTCATCGAGGCCGCGCACACCGAGGCGTGGGCGATCCTCAACGAGTACCGCGACGTGCTGGACATCCTGGCCACCGAACTGCTCGAACGCGAGACGCTCACCCGCAAGGATCTCGAGAAGATCTTCCACAGCGTCGAGAAGCGCCCGCGTATCACCGCGTTCAACGACTTCGGTCACCGGACGCCGTCCGACAAGCCGCCGGTCAAGACGCCGCGGGAACTCGCGGTCGAGCGCGGCGAGCCGTGGCCCCAGCAGCCCGAGCCGGTGTTCGCCCAGCAGCAGTCGCAGCAGGCTCCGTCGCAGCAGCAGTACCCGCAGCCGGCGCCCGCCAACGGTTACTCGCAGCCGGCACCGGCCCGGCCGCAGGGTGGGATGACGCAGCCGCGTCCGGACTACGGCGCCCCCGCGGGTTGGTCGGCTCCGGGCTGGCCGCCTCGCGATCCGGGCAACCAGAACCCGGAGGGGCAGTACCCCGGGAACCAGGGTCCGGGGAACCAGTGGAACCCGCCGCACGAGCAGCGTGGCACCGGCGACGACGATGCGCAGACGAGGGCCTGGAAAGGACCGGACGGATCCAACTGA
- a CDS encoding DUF6779 domain-containing protein, whose translation MTNPGRLKSARRNRRSASQMIVAGLLALAVIASLFLIFSDSVQLLRVGLVAALWAATVGAIAMTKYRRESALDKAKVNDLQTVYELQLEREISARREYELTVEKRVRSEVRADAEELAALRAELSSLRKNLEALFDGAMPTERIALRADSTRVQELAGGSYSSYQPAASGLYIPGAGHAAGAGHQSGSAQSSHHFANPDDDPVTAETSIVEPAYAGHTEPEIEIEVEPEPEPEQVAETRQAPEPEPVAEVEPEPVAKPEPEPDSEAAAGAEAEPEARPGRRRAPEDDEPSGAHANGLSVAEIMANMQSASGAAQSTGGRRRRAE comes from the coding sequence ATGACGAATCCTGGTCGCCTCAAGTCTGCGCGCCGCAACAGGCGCAGCGCGAGCCAGATGATCGTTGCGGGGTTGCTCGCCCTCGCGGTGATCGCGTCCCTCTTCCTGATCTTCAGCGACAGCGTCCAACTCCTGCGGGTGGGCCTGGTGGCCGCACTGTGGGCCGCCACGGTCGGTGCCATCGCCATGACGAAGTACCGGCGCGAGTCGGCGCTCGACAAGGCGAAGGTCAACGACCTGCAGACCGTCTACGAGTTGCAGCTCGAGCGGGAGATCTCGGCACGGCGCGAATACGAGCTCACCGTCGAGAAGCGGGTGCGCAGCGAGGTGCGCGCCGACGCCGAAGAACTTGCCGCGCTGCGTGCCGAACTCTCGTCGCTCCGCAAGAATCTCGAGGCCCTGTTCGACGGCGCGATGCCGACCGAACGGATCGCGCTGCGGGCGGATTCGACGCGTGTGCAGGAACTTGCAGGCGGGTCGTACAGCAGTTACCAGCCTGCTGCGTCGGGCCTGTACATCCCAGGGGCGGGACATGCCGCCGGGGCGGGGCATCAGAGTGGTTCCGCCCAGTCGTCGCACCACTTCGCGAATCCGGACGACGATCCGGTCACCGCCGAGACGTCCATCGTCGAGCCCGCCTATGCCGGACACACCGAACCCGAGATCGAGATCGAGGTCGAGCCGGAACCGGAGCCCGAGCAGGTTGCCGAGACTCGGCAGGCTCCCGAGCCGGAGCCGGTCGCGGAGGTCGAGCCCGAACCTGTCGCGAAGCCCGAGCCGGAGCCCGACTCAGAGGCAGCGGCAGGGGCAGAGGCCGAGCCCGAAGCGCGGCCGGGCCGCCGACGCGCGCCCGAGGACGACGAACCGTCGGGTGCGCACGCCAACGGGCTGTCGGTCGCCGAGATCATGGCCAACATGCAGTCGGCATCCGGGGCCGCCCAGAGCACCGGCGGCAGGCGTCGCCGGGCCGAATAA
- the folB gene encoding dihydroneopterin aldolase, with protein sequence MSDRIELRGLKVRGNHGVFEHEKRDGQDFYVDITVWMDLAPAAASDDLDDTLDYGGLAERAAAIVAGPPRDLIETVAAEIADGVMTDPRVRSTEVVLHKPSAPIPLTFADVAVVAHRSRP encoded by the coding sequence GTGAGTGATCGAATCGAGTTGCGCGGCTTGAAGGTTCGTGGAAATCACGGCGTCTTCGAACACGAGAAGCGGGATGGTCAGGACTTCTACGTCGACATCACCGTGTGGATGGACCTCGCCCCGGCGGCCGCATCGGACGACCTCGACGACACCCTCGACTACGGCGGACTGGCCGAGCGCGCGGCCGCGATCGTCGCGGGGCCCCCACGGGACCTCATCGAGACCGTCGCCGCGGAGATCGCGGACGGGGTGATGACCGACCCTCGCGTCCGGAGCACGGAGGTGGTGTTGCACAAGCCGTCCGCGCCGATTCCGCTGACGTTCGCGGACGTCGCGGTGGTCGCGCACAGGTCGCGGCCATGA
- the folE gene encoding GTP cyclohydrolase I FolE produces the protein MSVNHLGSEPVALETGRVFDQPRAEAAVRELLIAIGEDPDRPGLRDTPSRVARSYREVFAGLYTDPDTVLNTTFDEGHQELVLVRDIPLYSTCEHHLVSFHGVAHVGYIPGKTGKVTGLSKLARVVDLYAKRPQVQERLTSQIADAVMRKLDPRGAIVVIEAEHLCMAMRGIRKPGASTTTSAVRGLLQSSAASRSEALDLILRK, from the coding sequence TTGTCGGTGAATCATCTCGGTAGTGAGCCCGTGGCACTCGAGACGGGCCGGGTGTTCGATCAGCCGCGTGCCGAAGCTGCGGTGCGCGAACTGCTGATCGCGATCGGTGAAGATCCGGACCGTCCCGGACTCCGGGATACGCCCTCCCGCGTGGCGCGGTCGTACCGCGAGGTCTTCGCGGGCCTCTACACCGACCCGGACACGGTGCTGAACACGACGTTCGACGAGGGGCACCAGGAGCTGGTGCTCGTTCGCGACATTCCGCTGTACTCCACGTGTGAGCACCATCTCGTGTCGTTCCACGGGGTTGCCCACGTCGGGTACATCCCCGGTAAGACGGGCAAGGTGACCGGGCTGTCGAAGCTGGCGCGCGTCGTCGACCTGTACGCCAAGCGTCCGCAGGTCCAGGAGCGTCTGACCAGCCAGATCGCCGACGCCGTCATGCGCAAGCTCGACCCGCGCGGTGCGATCGTGGTCATCGAGGCCGAGCACCTGTGCATGGCGATGCGGGGCATCCGCAAGCCTGGTGCGAGTACCACCACCTCCGCGGTGCGTGGTCTGCTCCAGTCCAGCGCGGCCTCACGTTCCGAGGCTCTGGACCTTATTCTGCGGAAGTGA
- the folK gene encoding 2-amino-4-hydroxy-6-hydroxymethyldihydropteridine diphosphokinase, with protein sequence MSRAVLSIGSNVGDSLAHLQSVLDGLGDAVVAVSPVYSTAPWGGVEQQDFLNAVLVVDDPALDGYGWLRRGQELEAAADRVRIERWGPRTLDVDVVTCDDVRSDDPELTLPHPRAHERAFVLIPWLDVEPEAVLRVDGTTTRVDALLPLLDDDERAGVHRTQLVLDRRSR encoded by the coding sequence ATGAGTCGCGCGGTGTTGTCGATCGGATCGAACGTCGGCGACAGTCTTGCCCATCTGCAGTCCGTTCTCGACGGGCTGGGTGACGCGGTCGTGGCGGTCTCTCCGGTGTATTCGACGGCGCCGTGGGGCGGTGTGGAGCAGCAGGACTTCCTCAACGCGGTTCTCGTCGTCGACGATCCCGCACTCGACGGTTACGGCTGGCTGCGACGCGGGCAGGAACTCGAGGCCGCCGCCGACCGGGTGCGGATCGAACGGTGGGGCCCCCGCACGCTCGACGTCGACGTCGTCACGTGCGACGACGTCCGCAGCGACGACCCGGAACTGACGTTGCCGCACCCGAGAGCACACGAGCGTGCGTTCGTGCTGATTCCGTGGCTGGACGTCGAACCCGAGGCCGTCCTGCGGGTCGACGGGACGACGACCCGGGTGGATGCGCTGCTGCCACTGCTGGACGACGACGAACGGGCCGGCGTGCACCGGACGCAACTCGTTCTGGACCGGCGGTCGCGATGA
- a CDS encoding amidase: MGDSPFTSAVVVAEQVRSGVSSPMEHVEAALAAIEQREPKIQAFVTVLAEQARADALALSRRPDLSTLPLAGVPVAIKDVISVAGLPMREGSGATSAEPRVADHPVVARLRAAGAVVVGLTTLPELAVWGTTDAPGHITRNPWNPSLTCGGSSGGAAAAVAAGMVPLAHGTDGLGSIRIPSANCGVFGIKPGRGVVPSELGATSWFGMAENGPIATTVDDAALMLSVLADRPELARIGASEPLRIAVAAGSPTFLATVDPQWRDAAVRAGTELTGSGHDVEPATLPYPVNLLPVLARWTAGTAADAKGLDLRRLQPRTRRHVALGRALGRFVRPEQVGRLEESLRAFFENYDVVITPALAQPPLAATTWSERSWLSNIVANVRYAPLSALWNLVGWPAASVPVGTHSHSGTPLAVQIAAPPGGEARILALAAHIERVGGGWPRVAPAR, translated from the coding sequence ATGGGGGACTCCCCGTTCACCTCAGCCGTCGTCGTCGCCGAGCAGGTTCGCTCGGGCGTCTCGAGCCCGATGGAGCATGTCGAGGCCGCGCTCGCGGCCATCGAACAGCGTGAACCGAAGATTCAGGCGTTCGTCACCGTCCTCGCCGAACAGGCCCGAGCCGACGCGCTCGCCCTCTCCCGCAGGCCGGATCTGTCCACACTTCCGCTGGCAGGAGTGCCCGTCGCGATCAAAGACGTCATCTCGGTGGCCGGGCTGCCGATGCGCGAGGGATCGGGTGCGACCAGTGCCGAACCGAGGGTCGCCGATCACCCGGTCGTCGCGCGACTGCGGGCGGCGGGAGCGGTGGTCGTGGGCCTGACCACCCTCCCCGAACTGGCGGTGTGGGGAACCACCGACGCGCCCGGCCACATCACCCGCAATCCGTGGAATCCGTCCCTGACCTGTGGGGGTTCGTCCGGGGGAGCCGCCGCCGCCGTCGCCGCGGGGATGGTGCCCCTGGCCCACGGGACCGACGGTCTGGGGTCGATCCGCATCCCGTCGGCGAACTGCGGAGTGTTCGGTATCAAACCGGGCAGGGGAGTCGTGCCGTCCGAACTCGGCGCCACCTCGTGGTTCGGCATGGCCGAGAACGGGCCCATCGCCACGACCGTCGACGACGCTGCCCTCATGCTGTCCGTCCTCGCCGATCGACCCGAACTCGCGCGGATCGGCGCATCGGAACCGTTGCGGATCGCGGTGGCGGCAGGGTCGCCGACGTTCCTTGCCACGGTCGATCCGCAGTGGCGGGACGCGGCCGTGCGCGCCGGCACGGAACTGACCGGCTCGGGTCACGACGTCGAGCCCGCGACGTTGCCCTACCCGGTCAACCTGCTCCCCGTGCTCGCCCGCTGGACCGCGGGAACGGCCGCCGACGCGAAGGGACTCGATCTGCGGCGACTGCAGCCGCGGACCCGCAGGCACGTCGCGCTGGGCCGCGCGCTGGGCCGGTTCGTCCGCCCGGAGCAGGTGGGCAGGCTCGAAGAGTCGCTACGCGCTTTCTTCGAGAACTACGACGTGGTGATCACACCCGCTCTCGCGCAGCCGCCGCTCGCGGCGACGACGTGGAGCGAGCGGTCGTGGCTGTCGAACATCGTGGCCAACGTGCGGTACGCCCCGCTCAGCGCGCTGTGGAATCTCGTCGGGTGGCCTGCGGCGAGTGTCCCCGTCGGCACGCACTCGCATTCGGGCACCCCGCTGGCCGTGCAGATCGCGGCGCCGCCCGGGGGTGAGGCCAGGATCCTGGCCCTGGCCGCTCACATCGAGCGGGTGGGCGGCGGTTGGCCGAGGGTCGCGCCCGCGCGGTGA